The Amblyomma americanum isolate KBUSLIRL-KWMA chromosome 6, ASM5285725v1, whole genome shotgun sequence genome has a window encoding:
- the LOC144093731 gene encoding FAST kinase domain-containing protein 3, mitochondrial-like, with the protein MSLTATTRSKVRCLNRAVWRQLGTRTLTSHYGIRTSATNLYLQCSERNCAQLQRTHLRSLFSLRNYSSRNGADRVTKSTIILQDGVSIEELPVLIKKATAESLLDSDRPVHRRINEQPGATGAGASPKVSAIIKKCASIKDVYIALRKVDPKDLTPAIGVEALDKLLQVRDIGPDARPKRSKSPGPDGVSLVIGELCNLITTAGSSEVILDGLRCVVRHRYSEEDRKRYVDTFVHVILSRICDGTIRLPDILEATLLLVSCGSQYLNTVDHFWQSIVTQAVDMEKEDVLKLYSLLPYFKSSQSVVLRAVARNTTKNVLSFGAEDVAYILSVLTRLKLVPQTLLLSLTKWMNLNLHIIPEKEFSSMVRCLQDLRYLDANSSKAVERYIRIKGSASTEETMDALALYCQAFRWRSEPVFNSVSDYFVANHKVVSLPAAVNMVRALGYLNIVPRNAMEFFGSLEWLLREKFSHIPSNQLVDMLVACFYLQRYPLNFVKKVFSPHFLDKMNGSLEQNELRRTHQKLKFLDSALTLECQQYHGPYLPRDYSSKSIRRDGRLLRLMCSLQDDMESVVGGEGNFSFSVVQPKLPLSDMYIIDYVVKLNKQGKPMAADAVSGVDKRLAVIIALPEHYCMDNLHATGNHATKMRLLRTLGYTVIELSYDLLQKTRPASKERLNYLSAKILSSS; encoded by the exons ATGTCTTTGACTGCGACTACACGGAGCAAGGTTCGCTGCTTAAATCGTGCTGTGTGGCGTCAGTTAGGGACACGTACTTTAACATCCCATTACGGTATCCGCACCTCCGCAACCAACTTGTATTTGCAGTGTTCGGAACGAAACTGCGCACAGCTGCAGCGAACACATTTGCGATCGTTGTTCTCTCTTCGGAATTACTCATCGAGGAATGGCGCCGATCGTGTCACGAAGTCAACCATTATACTTCAGGACGGTGTGAGCATAGAGGAACTGCCTGTTCTCATCAAGAAGGCCACCGCAGAATCGCTGCTTGACAGCGATAGACCTGTTCACAGGAGAATAAATGAACAGCCGGGAGCAACAGGGGCAGGCGCCTCACCTAAAGTGTCTGCTATTATCAAAAAGTGTGCTTCAATCAAAGATGTTTATATCGCCTTGAGAAAGGTTGATCCTAAAGACCTGACGCCGGCTATTGGTGTTGAGGCCCTGGACAAGCTGTTACAAGTGAGAGATATTGGGCCTGATGCTCGGCCGAAGCGATCAAAGTCTCCAGGCCCTGACGGAGTTTCTTTGGTGATCGGTGAACTGTGTAACCTTATTACGACAGCCGGCAGTTCCGAGGTGATACTAGACGGCCTCAGATGTGTTGTCAGGCATCGCTACAGCGAAGAAGACCGGAAACGCTACGTAGATACCTTCGTCCATGTTATACTCAGCCGTATATGCGACGGCACCATAAGGCTTCCCGATATCTTGGAAGCTACTTTACTATTAGTCAGCTGTGGTAGCCAGTACCTCAACACAGTGGATCACTTCTGGCAGAGTATCGTCACACAGGCGGTTGACATGGAGAAAGAGGACGTCCTGAAGCTCTACAGCCTCCTGCCTTACTTCAAGAGCTCTCAAAGTGTCGTGCTGCGCGCTGTAGCGCGTAACACCACAAAAAATGTGCTATCTTTTGGTGCTGAAGATGTAGCTTACATCTTGAGCGTGCTCACGCGGCTGAAGTTGGTGCCGCAGACCCTGCTGCTGAGCCTGACAAAGTGGATGAACCTTAATCTACACATCATTCCTGAAAAGGAATTCAGCAGCATGGTGCGCTGCCTGCAGGACTTGCGCTACCTGGATGCAAACTCGTCAAAGGCGGTCGAGCGCTACATTCGCATAAAGGGCTCTGCTAGCACCGAAGAGACTATGGATGCATTGGCTCTCTACTGCCAGGCATTCCGCTGGAGGAGTGAGCCCGTGTTCAACTCGGTGTCGGACTATTTTGTGGCAAATCACAAG GTGGTATCTCTTCCCGCTGCCGTGAACATGGTCCGGGCTCTTGGCTACCTCAACATTGTTCCAAGGAATGCGATGGAGTTCTTCGGCTCGTTGGAATGGCTCCTCCGAGAAAAATTTAGCCACATCCCATCAAACCAGCTTGTCGACATGCTGGTTGCTTGCTTCTATCTACAGAGGTACCCGCTGAACTTTGTCAAGAAGGTGTTCAGCCCTCACTTTCTCGACAAGATGAACG GAAGCCTTGAACAAAATGAACTGCGAAGAACACACCAGAAATTGAAGTTTTTGGACTCTGCATTGACCTTGGAATGCCAGCAGTATCACGGCCCATATTTGCCAAGGGACTACTCCTCGAAAAGCATTAGAAGAG ATGGAAGGCTGCTCCGCCTCATGTGCTCGCTGCAAGATGACATGGAATCAGTTGTCGGAGGTGAAGGGAATTTCAGCTTCTCTGTGGTGCAGCCAAAGCTGCCCCTCTCAGATATGTACATAATAG ATTACGTTGTGAAGCTCAACAAGCAAGGGAAGCCAATGGCTGCGGATGCTGTGAGTGGTGTAGATAAGCG